From the genome of Methanothermobacter sp., one region includes:
- a CDS encoding RNA-guided pseudouridylation complex pseudouridine synthase subunit Cbf5, with the protein MAKFLIKNKAETDPAYGCPPDKRPIHEYIQKGVINLDKPPGPTSHQVDSWIRRLLNVKKVGHGGTLDPKVTGILPIGIEKATRVLQLLLEADKEYVCIMRLHRPVKMAELERVFREFQGKIFQTPPMKAAVKRQLRVRRIYYTKILEVDGKDVLFRIGCEAGTYIRKYCHDIGEALGTGAHMLELRRTKVGPFTEDETLVTLHDLTDAYHFWIEDGEEKFLRKCIQPMEFAVRHLPKIVIRDSAVDAICHGANLAVSGIIGLDDNIERGDTVVLMTLKDELVAAGESMYSSLQILDAEKGIVVDTQKVFMERGTYPKVWGKT; encoded by the coding sequence ATGGCAAAATTCCTAATCAAAAACAAAGCCGAAACAGACCCAGCATATGGTTGCCCACCCGATAAAAGGCCAATCCATGAATACATACAAAAGGGGGTTATCAACCTTGATAAACCCCCAGGTCCCACTTCACATCAGGTAGACTCATGGATCCGCAGACTACTCAACGTGAAAAAAGTTGGACATGGAGGGACACTAGACCCCAAGGTCACTGGAATACTACCCATAGGCATTGAAAAGGCTACCAGGGTGCTCCAATTACTCCTAGAAGCAGATAAGGAATATGTATGCATCATGAGACTGCACAGGCCCGTTAAAATGGCAGAACTTGAAAGGGTTTTCAGAGAATTTCAAGGTAAAATATTTCAGACACCCCCAATGAAAGCAGCTGTGAAACGCCAACTAAGAGTTAGAAGAATATACTATACCAAGATCCTAGAAGTAGATGGGAAAGATGTGCTATTCAGGATCGGATGCGAAGCTGGGACATATATAAGGAAATATTGCCACGACATTGGGGAAGCCCTTGGGACAGGAGCACACATGCTTGAATTAAGACGTACAAAAGTTGGACCATTCACAGAAGATGAGACCCTCGTAACACTCCATGATCTAACCGACGCATACCACTTCTGGATAGAGGATGGTGAAGAAAAATTCCTAAGAAAATGCATACAACCAATGGAATTTGCAGTCAGACACCTTCCAAAGATAGTTATCAGGGACAGTGCAGTTGATGCAATATGCCACGGTGCAAACCTTGCAGTAAGTGGCATCATAGGATTAGATGATAACATAGAAAGGGGTGACACAGTAGTACTGATGACACTTAAAGATGAGCTCGTAGCTGCCGGTGAAAGCATGTACTCATCCCTCCAGATCCTAGATGCTGAAAAGGGTATCGTAGTAGACACCCAGAAAGTTTTTATGGAACGAGGAACATACCCTAAAGTATGGGGTAAAACTTAA
- a CDS encoding 30S ribosomal protein S4: MGHPRKPRKKYDTPPHPWNAERIKEENRLLTKYGLKNKKEIWKAETMIRRYRRDARHLLGLPEEQTKKEREQLLGHLKRMGILADDAKLEDVLNLTIEDVLKRRLQTMVYEKGLARTIKQARQMIVHGHIALDGGKVNAPGYLVKKGEEDKIGFYPLSPMIGKVESKAEDTE; this comes from the coding sequence ATGGGACACCCACGAAAACCCCGTAAAAAGTATGACACTCCACCTCACCCATGGAATGCTGAAAGGATAAAAGAAGAAAATAGACTACTCACAAAATACGGGTTAAAGAACAAAAAGGAGATATGGAAGGCCGAAACAATGATTAGAAGATATAGGAGAGATGCAAGGCATCTACTCGGCCTTCCAGAAGAACAGACAAAAAAGGAGAGGGAACAACTCCTAGGACACCTTAAAAGGATGGGTATACTAGCAGATGATGCTAAACTAGAAGATGTTCTTAATCTAACAATCGAAGATGTGTTAAAACGCAGACTACAAACCATGGTATATGAAAAGGGACTTGCAAGAACAATAAAACAAGCAAGACAGATGATAGTACATGGACACATAGCCTTGGATGGTGGTAAAGTCAACGCCCCAGGCTACCTAGTAAAAAAGGGTGAAGAGGATAAGATAGGATTCTATCCATTATCACCAATGATAGGAAAGGTAGAATCCAAGGCTGAAGACACAGAATAG
- a CDS encoding EMC3/TMCO1 family protein → MVLDIIYNGLDIIFGPFLALDPNPQNPILTIFIIATIIAFIITLANKLLVDQERLQELRREMQEFQQEVMEARKSTDIKALEELQEKQMEFMDKQREMMTMSFKPMIVTFLPIILVFYWMAQHPYISKATIILPQVAYYVLLVPIWHMFYKMPAGSPAYAIGWLGWYILCSFAMSQIFRKFMGLKGM, encoded by the coding sequence ATGGTACTAGACATCATATACAATGGACTAGACATCATATTCGGCCCATTCCTAGCATTAGACCCTAATCCACAAAATCCTATACTCACAATATTTATTATAGCCACCATAATAGCCTTTATAATAACATTAGCAAACAAGCTACTAGTAGACCAGGAAAGGTTACAAGAACTTAGACGTGAGATGCAAGAATTCCAACAAGAGGTTATGGAGGCCAGAAAATCCACTGACATTAAAGCCCTTGAGGAATTGCAAGAAAAGCAGATGGAATTCATGGACAAGCAAAGGGAAATGATGACAATGTCATTCAAGCCCATGATAGTAACCTTCCTACCAATAATCCTAGTATTCTATTGGATGGCCCAACACCCTTATATTTCAAAGGCCACAATCATACTCCCACAAGTAGCATATTACGTGCTCCTCGTGCCGATATGGCACATGTTCTATAAGATGCCGGCTGGTTCACCAGCATATGCCATAGGGTGGCTAGGCTGGTACATACTATGCTCATTTGCAATGTCCCAGATATTCAGGAAGTTCATGGGACTTAAAGGAATGTAA
- a CDS encoding AAA family ATPase, translating to MIITISGLPGAGTTTITRMLSKKLGIPFISAGDVFRQMAAERGMDILEFSRLAEEDHEIDKEIDKRQAEIAKNKENLIVEGRLSAYFVEADLKILIIAPFDIRAERISKRESKPLKKVEDEIKRREESEAKRYKEIHGIDIENLQVYDIILNSAHFKPEEITNIIIKITEVIKCQQ from the coding sequence ATGATAATAACCATCAGCGGTCTCCCAGGCGCTGGTACAACAACAATTACAAGAATGCTCTCAAAGAAACTAGGGATACCATTCATATCAGCAGGTGACGTTTTCAGGCAAATGGCAGCTGAAAGGGGGATGGACATCTTAGAATTCAGCAGATTAGCAGAAGAAGACCATGAAATCGACAAAGAGATAGATAAAAGACAAGCAGAAATAGCCAAGAACAAGGAGAACCTAATAGTGGAAGGGAGACTTTCAGCCTATTTTGTCGAAGCTGATCTCAAAATACTTATAATAGCACCATTCGATATCAGAGCAGAGAGGATAAGTAAAAGGGAATCAAAACCTCTCAAAAAGGTCGAAGATGAAATAAAGAGAAGAGAAGAAAGCGAAGCCAAAAGATACAAAGAAATTCACGGGATAGACATAGAAAACTTGCAAGTCTATGACATAATACTAAACAGCGCCCATTTCAAACCCGAAGAAATCACAAACATAATAATAAAAATTACCGAGGTGATCAAATGCCAGCAATAG
- a CDS encoding 50S ribosomal protein L13, whose amino-acid sequence MIINAKGHILGRLASIVSKKLLQGEKVIVLNTDKIIITGSKEWAHKKYKQRIDRASISNPRRMGPKYPRRPDDIFRRTVRGMLPYKKAKGREAFKRLRAYVGIPREYKDAELIQIPEAKRSPIRKGVKLGEISRLLGAKF is encoded by the coding sequence ATGATCATCAACGCTAAAGGACATATCCTAGGAAGACTTGCAAGTATTGTGAGCAAAAAATTACTCCAAGGCGAAAAAGTAATAGTCCTCAACACAGACAAGATAATTATCACAGGATCAAAAGAATGGGCCCACAAAAAATACAAACAAAGAATAGACAGAGCAAGCATATCAAACCCCAGAAGGATGGGCCCCAAGTATCCCAGGAGGCCTGATGACATATTCAGGCGAACAGTAAGGGGGATGCTACCATACAAGAAGGCAAAGGGCAGAGAAGCTTTCAAACGCCTAAGAGCTTATGTAGGTATTCCAAGAGAATACAAGGATGCGGAGTTAATCCAGATACCAGAAGCTAAAAGATCACCCATCCGCAAAGGAGTGAAATTAGGTGAAATATCAAGGCTATTAGGCGCCAAATTCTAA
- a CDS encoding 30S ribosomal protein S9, with the protein MKKIVHTSGKRKTAIARATFYEGKGRVRINKTPVELYQPELARLKILEPLKLAGEEITKNIDIKVNVRGGGVMGQAEAARMAIARGLIQWTNDMELKEKFSQYDRTMLVGDPRRSEPKKYGGRGARARRQKSYR; encoded by the coding sequence ATGAAAAAGATAGTACATACGAGTGGAAAAAGGAAAACCGCCATTGCAAGGGCAACATTCTATGAGGGTAAAGGTAGAGTGAGGATCAACAAAACACCAGTAGAATTATATCAACCCGAACTCGCCCGCCTCAAAATATTAGAACCCCTAAAATTAGCAGGTGAAGAAATTACGAAGAACATAGACATAAAAGTGAATGTAAGAGGCGGGGGTGTCATGGGACAGGCAGAAGCCGCCAGGATGGCCATAGCAAGAGGCCTTATACAATGGACCAATGACATGGAACTTAAAGAAAAATTCTCACAATATGACCGTACTATGCTCGTCGGAGACCCAAGACGCTCAGAACCCAAAAAATATGGTGGTAGAGGGGCTAGGGCTCGAAGACAAAAGAGCTATCGATAA
- a CDS encoding adenylate kinase: MKVVVVAGIPGSGSTTVLKHALEDLDYINVNYGDVMLEIAKSEGLVEDRDQLRKLSPEKQKKIQKAAAKNIRERSKQTNIIVDTHCTIKTPTGFLPGLPQWVLEELQPDMFVLIEADPEEIFMRRISDTTRTRDMEMLKEIDLHQQMNRAAAIAYATLTGATVKIIENHNSRLENAVQEMKKIL; encoded by the coding sequence ATGAAGGTTGTTGTAGTTGCAGGAATACCAGGTTCCGGGAGTACAACAGTACTCAAACATGCACTAGAAGACCTAGATTATATAAATGTGAATTATGGAGATGTGATGCTCGAAATAGCTAAATCTGAGGGTCTGGTAGAGGACAGGGATCAGCTGAGGAAACTTTCACCAGAAAAACAGAAGAAGATACAAAAAGCGGCTGCGAAAAATATAAGAGAAAGATCCAAGCAAACTAATATAATCGTTGACACTCACTGCACAATAAAAACACCAACTGGTTTTCTACCAGGACTACCACAATGGGTCCTAGAAGAACTCCAACCAGATATGTTTGTACTTATCGAAGCAGACCCAGAAGAGATTTTCATGAGAAGAATCTCAGACACAACAAGGACAAGGGACATGGAAATGCTCAAAGAAATAGACCTACACCAGCAGATGAACAGAGCAGCGGCAATAGCATACGCCACACTAACAGGTGCAACAGTAAAAATAATCGAAAACCATAACAGCCGCCTAGAAAATGCGGTTCAAGAAATGAAAAAGATACTATAA
- a CDS encoding uL15 family ribosomal protein, whose protein sequence is MIRKRKKITKMRGSRTVGGGSSKKRRGAGHRGGRGQAGGHKHHWTWIVKYDPEHFGKRGFKRPRKLVKDPKTINLGEIQEKLPKFIKEGIAKKEKNITILDVTNIGYEKVLGQGKITEPLHIKAHEFSAKAEEKIKEAGGKVEKI, encoded by the coding sequence ATGATCAGAAAAAGAAAAAAGATCACAAAGATGAGAGGCTCCAGGACAGTCGGAGGAGGATCATCAAAGAAAAGACGAGGAGCAGGCCACCGTGGCGGCAGAGGACAAGCAGGCGGACACAAACACCACTGGACATGGATAGTCAAATACGACCCAGAACACTTCGGTAAAAGAGGGTTTAAACGTCCAAGGAAACTCGTCAAAGACCCCAAGACAATAAACCTTGGCGAAATCCAAGAAAAACTACCAAAATTCATAAAGGAAGGAATAGCCAAAAAAGAAAAAAATATAACCATCCTAGACGTTACCAACATAGGTTACGAGAAAGTCCTGGGCCAAGGCAAAATAACAGAACCATTACACATTAAAGCCCATGAATTTTCGGCTAAAGCAGAAGAGAAGATAAAAGAGGCCGGAGGAAAAGTCGAAAAAATATAA
- a CDS encoding DNA-directed RNA polymerase subunit N produces MIPIRCFSCGKPISAYFNEYQERVKDGESPKKVLDDLGLKRYCCRRMLISHVDTW; encoded by the coding sequence ATGATCCCCATAAGATGTTTCAGTTGCGGAAAACCAATATCCGCATATTTTAATGAATATCAGGAAAGAGTAAAAGATGGTGAAAGCCCAAAGAAAGTGCTCGATGACCTGGGATTGAAAAGATACTGTTGCAGGCGCATGCTAATTTCACATGTTGACACATGGTAG
- a CDS encoding 50S ribosomal protein L34e: MPELRYRSRSYKKTFKRTPGGRTVIHYKRKKPSKHVCAGCGKPLHGVPRGRPYQIRKLSKSKRRPNRPYGGYYCSECMRKVFKEEARS, from the coding sequence ATGCCAGAATTAAGATACAGATCCAGATCATATAAGAAAACATTCAAGAGGACTCCAGGTGGCAGGACGGTCATACACTACAAGAGGAAGAAACCATCAAAGCATGTATGTGCAGGATGTGGTAAACCACTCCATGGAGTCCCCCGTGGAAGACCATACCAGATAAGAAAATTATCAAAGTCAAAGAGAAGACCTAACAGACCATATGGTGGTTATTACTGTTCAGAGTGTATGAGAAAAGTTTTTAAGGAAGAGGCAAGGTCATGA
- a CDS encoding 50S ribosomal protein L14e, whose protein sequence is MPAIEVGRICIKTAGREAGEECVILDIIDKNFVEVVGINVKNRRCNIKHLEPTEKKIEIKSDDIEEIKKQLEKTIK, encoded by the coding sequence ATGCCAGCAATAGAAGTGGGAAGAATATGCATCAAAACCGCCGGCAGAGAAGCAGGAGAAGAATGCGTAATACTAGATATAATTGATAAAAATTTCGTAGAAGTCGTGGGAATCAATGTCAAAAATAGAAGGTGCAACATAAAACATTTAGAACCCACGGAAAAAAAGATAGAAATAAAATCAGACGACATAGAAGAGATTAAAAAACAACTCGAAAAAACAATAAAATGA
- a CDS encoding 50S ribosomal protein L18e has translation MAKKITKTNPNLIKLIRTLKKKSSQENVAIWKDIAKRLEKPTRQMAEVNISRINRHTTENDTIIVPGKVLGTGRLDHKVKIAAWKFSKTAKDKIREAKGQHLTIEELLEENPKGSNIKIIG, from the coding sequence GTGGCGAAAAAGATTACAAAGACAAACCCCAATCTCATAAAACTTATACGCACCCTTAAAAAGAAATCATCACAAGAAAATGTGGCAATATGGAAAGACATCGCCAAAAGATTGGAAAAACCCACAAGACAAATGGCAGAAGTCAACATATCAAGGATAAACAGGCACACAACCGAGAACGATACAATAATAGTCCCAGGTAAAGTACTGGGAACAGGCAGACTAGACCACAAGGTTAAAATAGCAGCATGGAAATTCTCAAAAACAGCGAAAGATAAAATAAGAGAGGCGAAAGGCCAACACCTCACAATAGAAGAACTATTAGAAGAAAACCCAAAAGGCTCCAATATAAAAATAATAGGATAA
- a CDS encoding DNA-directed RNA polymerase subunit K gives MSEMTRFEKARLIGARALQLAMGAKPLVKIPESKDPIDIATLELKKSVIPLAVRK, from the coding sequence ATGAGTGAAATGACCCGATTTGAAAAGGCTAGGCTGATAGGGGCGAGGGCTCTTCAACTAGCAATGGGGGCTAAACCATTAGTAAAGATCCCAGAAAGCAAAGACCCCATTGACATAGCCACCCTCGAACTTAAAAAAAGCGTTATACCATTAGCTGTTAGAAAATAA
- a CDS encoding 30S ribosomal protein S13, with amino-acid sequence MEEEFKHIVRVARKDLDGNKTIEHALTDIKGVGKAFAKAIVSVLGFDGQKRIGYLSEDEITRLEEALKNPEKYNIPDWMMNRRQDYETGEDKHLIEADLEMSIREDLNRLKKIRSYRGIRHELGLPVRGQRTKSTFRKGQSVGVRRRKRK; translated from the coding sequence ATGGAAGAAGAATTCAAACACATAGTACGTGTAGCCAGAAAAGACTTAGATGGTAATAAGACAATAGAACATGCACTTACAGATATTAAAGGTGTTGGTAAGGCCTTCGCCAAGGCCATAGTAAGCGTCCTTGGATTTGATGGCCAGAAAAGGATCGGATACTTGTCAGAGGATGAAATAACAAGATTAGAAGAAGCCCTTAAAAATCCTGAAAAATACAATATCCCTGATTGGATGATGAATCGCCGCCAAGATTACGAAACAGGCGAAGACAAACACCTAATCGAGGCAGATCTTGAAATGAGCATCAGAGAAGACTTGAACCGTCTGAAGAAGATAAGAAGTTATAGGGGGATAAGACACGAATTAGGCCTCCCAGTAAGGGGCCAGAGGACAAAATCAACCTTCAGAAAAGGACAATCTGTAGGTGTTAGGAGAAGGAAGAGAAAATAA
- the secY gene encoding preprotein translocase subunit SecY has protein sequence MREKLDPIFSIIPEVKQPEYRQTFKEKLKWTGIVLILYFFLGQIPLYGLSPTAVDQFAQLRAVIAGNFGSILTLGIGPIVSASIILQLLVGGKLLKLDLSRHEDKAFFQGTQKLLAIIFTVFEAAILVLTGALAPLSSAFTGILILQMTIGGILIIFLDEVVSKWGFGSGVGLFIAAGVSQEIMVGAFNPLPSPAQPGVPAGRIPGFLYLLATGQSPDLQYYIIPILALIFVFLIVVYAESMRVEIPLTMGGGKRWGRGPIGKYPLRFVYASNMPVILTSALLLNVQLMANVFQKMGHPILGEVSRGQAISGLAYLLTPPRSIDILYLDPLKVAFYAIVFIGFSILFAWLWIEISGLGPREVAKQLYQMGLQVPGFRSTKKQFERILKRYIPPLTILGGAFVGFLAFIADLTGALGGGTGVLLTVGIVYRLYEEIAQEQLMDMHPMLRRFLGE, from the coding sequence TTGAGGGAAAAACTAGACCCCATATTCTCAATAATACCCGAAGTAAAACAGCCTGAATACAGGCAAACATTCAAGGAAAAACTCAAATGGACTGGGATAGTCCTAATATTATACTTTTTCCTTGGGCAGATACCCCTCTATGGTCTAAGCCCCACTGCAGTGGACCAATTCGCCCAATTAAGGGCAGTTATCGCAGGAAACTTCGGTTCAATTTTAACTTTGGGTATAGGGCCCATAGTCTCAGCATCAATCATACTACAATTGCTAGTAGGTGGAAAATTACTAAAATTAGATCTATCACGCCATGAGGACAAAGCATTTTTCCAAGGGACCCAGAAATTGTTAGCTATAATCTTCACAGTCTTTGAAGCAGCCATACTAGTATTAACAGGGGCTCTCGCACCATTATCTTCGGCATTTACAGGCATACTAATATTGCAGATGACCATAGGCGGTATACTCATAATATTCCTAGATGAGGTTGTCTCTAAATGGGGTTTCGGTAGTGGAGTTGGACTATTCATAGCAGCAGGAGTATCCCAGGAGATAATGGTAGGAGCATTCAACCCCCTTCCTTCACCAGCACAACCGGGAGTGCCAGCTGGCAGAATACCCGGATTCCTATACTTGCTGGCAACTGGCCAGTCCCCTGATCTACAATATTATATTATACCGATACTAGCCTTAATCTTCGTATTCTTAATTGTAGTCTATGCAGAGAGTATGAGGGTTGAAATACCCTTGACTATGGGTGGAGGTAAAAGATGGGGGCGCGGTCCAATAGGCAAATACCCCCTCAGGTTCGTATATGCGAGTAACATGCCGGTTATACTCACAAGCGCCCTACTATTAAACGTACAATTAATGGCTAACGTATTCCAAAAAATGGGACACCCAATACTCGGAGAAGTTTCAAGGGGACAGGCTATAAGCGGCCTAGCATACCTTCTAACACCCCCAAGATCCATTGACATCCTCTACTTAGATCCTTTGAAGGTTGCATTCTATGCTATAGTATTCATAGGATTCTCCATTTTATTCGCATGGTTGTGGATCGAGATAAGCGGCCTCGGACCCCGAGAAGTCGCCAAACAATTATACCAGATGGGCTTACAAGTTCCTGGTTTTAGAAGTACTAAGAAGCAATTTGAGAGGATACTAAAAAGGTATATACCCCCACTCACAATACTAGGAGGGGCTTTCGTAGGATTTCTAGCATTTATAGCTGACCTGACAGGGGCTCTAGGTGGGGGTACAGGTGTGCTTTTAACAGTGGGTATAGTCTACAGGTTATATGAGGAGATAGCCCAGGAACAGCTTATGGATATGCATCCAATGCTCAGACGCTTCCTCGGAGAATAA
- a CDS encoding 30S ribosomal protein S11, producing the protein MAKAKGKEKWGIAHIYSSFNNTIITITDITGAETVTQWSGGRVVRADRQEASPFAAMEAATRAAEDAKEKGITGLHIKVRAPGGNGPRTPGPGAQAAIRALARAGLKIGKIEDVTPIPHDGTGRPGGRRGRRV; encoded by the coding sequence ATGGCCAAGGCTAAAGGAAAAGAAAAATGGGGTATCGCCCACATCTACTCATCATTCAACAACACAATAATCACAATAACCGATATCACAGGAGCAGAGACCGTGACACAATGGTCTGGTGGAAGAGTTGTGAGGGCTGACAGACAAGAAGCCTCACCATTCGCTGCAATGGAAGCAGCTACCAGGGCAGCCGAGGACGCCAAAGAGAAAGGCATCACAGGATTACACATAAAAGTCAGGGCACCTGGAGGAAACGGGCCAAGAACACCCGGACCAGGTGCACAGGCGGCCATAAGGGCCTTAGCCCGTGCAGGTTTAAAAATAGGTAAAATAGAGGATGTCACACCAATACCACATGATGGCACAGGGAGACCTGGAGGCAGAAGAGGGAGAAGGGTCTAA
- a CDS encoding DNA-directed RNA polymerase subunit D, whose product MDINMKEKSENEITLIIKDADTSFVNAIRRTSMTEVPKIAIEYVNIIKNDSSMFDEIVAHRLGLIPLKSDKEAINGIIMPSECDCEDYCPKCSVSLTLKKKGPGIVYSKDLVSEDEKIVPVYDTIPILKLREDEEIELEAIAQLGLGMEHAKWKPTTACAYKYYPKITIGEECEQCYECVKACPKGILEESPKKPQIGNIEDCTMCKTCMRACDRGAIKVGYEEGSFIFKIETDGSIPPEEVLERACDILMEKAENITKAF is encoded by the coding sequence ATGGATATAAACATGAAGGAAAAATCCGAAAATGAGATAACCCTCATTATAAAAGATGCTGACACATCATTTGTCAATGCTATAAGAAGAACCAGCATGACAGAAGTCCCCAAAATAGCAATAGAATACGTTAACATAATAAAAAATGACTCATCAATGTTCGATGAGATCGTAGCGCACAGACTCGGTCTAATCCCACTAAAATCGGATAAAGAGGCAATAAATGGTATAATAATGCCAAGTGAATGCGACTGCGAAGACTACTGTCCAAAATGTAGCGTATCCCTAACATTAAAAAAGAAAGGCCCAGGGATAGTCTACTCAAAGGATCTAGTATCAGAAGATGAGAAAATAGTACCAGTATATGATACCATACCAATCTTAAAACTTAGAGAGGATGAAGAGATAGAATTAGAGGCTATAGCACAGCTAGGCCTTGGAATGGAACATGCCAAATGGAAGCCCACCACAGCATGCGCATACAAATACTATCCAAAGATAACCATAGGAGAAGAATGCGAACAATGCTACGAATGCGTAAAAGCATGCCCAAAGGGGATCCTAGAAGAAAGCCCCAAAAAACCCCAAATAGGGAATATCGAAGATTGCACAATGTGTAAAACTTGTATGAGAGCATGTGACAGAGGAGCCATAAAAGTAGGATACGAAGAAGGGTCATTCATCTTCAAAATAGAAACAGACGGTTCAATACCACCAGAAGAAGTCCTAGAAAGAGCATGTGACATCCTAATGGAAAAAGCAGAAAACATAACAAAAGCATTTTAA
- the eno gene encoding phosphopyruvate hydratase, with translation METVIEDVRVRKILDSRGNPTIEVDVITWNGFGRAAAPSGASTGTREVVAFPEGGVDKVISELEDVISSELIGMDAEYLEDIDLILKEIDGTENLSNIGGNTIVAVSMAAAKAAASSYNLPLYKFLGGNFATSIPYPLGNMINGGAHAGKHAPDIQEFLVIPKGANSIQEAVFANSKVHARIRELIQAKDPEFTGGKGDEGGWAPKISNYEALEIQARACEEIGDETGIEIRPSLDFAATELWNPKEEKYIYKQENIKRDTGEQIEFVKELIKTYKMFFIEDPLHESDFQGFAQLTKEVGDKCIICGDDIFVTNSEILKKGIEIGAANAIIIKPNQIGTLTDTYKTVKLAKENNYIPVVSHRSGETTDETIAHLAVAFSAPIIKTGAIGGERIAKLNELIRIQEEIPYARMAKLPKR, from the coding sequence GTGGAGACTGTTATTGAAGATGTTAGGGTGAGAAAAATATTAGACAGTAGGGGAAACCCTACAATAGAAGTAGACGTGATAACATGGAATGGTTTCGGACGTGCAGCAGCACCCAGCGGTGCCAGCACAGGAACCAGAGAAGTTGTAGCATTCCCGGAAGGCGGAGTTGACAAGGTAATAAGCGAACTAGAGGATGTCATATCCTCTGAACTGATAGGAATGGACGCAGAATACCTTGAAGACATAGACCTCATACTAAAAGAGATAGACGGGACAGAAAACCTATCTAATATTGGTGGGAATACAATAGTAGCAGTTTCAATGGCAGCGGCCAAAGCAGCTGCATCATCATACAACCTCCCATTGTATAAATTCCTTGGGGGCAATTTCGCAACAAGCATACCATATCCACTAGGAAACATGATAAACGGTGGAGCACACGCAGGAAAACACGCCCCAGATATCCAAGAATTCCTTGTAATCCCAAAGGGTGCTAATAGCATCCAAGAAGCCGTATTCGCAAACTCAAAAGTCCATGCAAGGATACGGGAACTAATACAAGCCAAAGACCCTGAATTTACAGGGGGAAAAGGCGACGAAGGAGGATGGGCCCCAAAAATATCCAACTACGAAGCCCTAGAAATACAAGCAAGAGCCTGCGAAGAAATAGGAGACGAAACAGGAATCGAAATAAGACCATCACTAGATTTCGCAGCCACGGAACTCTGGAACCCCAAAGAAGAAAAATACATCTACAAGCAAGAAAACATAAAACGCGACACAGGCGAACAAATAGAATTCGTCAAAGAACTAATAAAAACCTACAAGATGTTCTTTATAGAAGATCCACTACACGAATCAGACTTCCAAGGATTCGCGCAACTAACAAAAGAAGTAGGTGACAAATGCATAATTTGCGGAGACGACATCTTCGTAACAAACAGTGAAATACTCAAAAAAGGAATCGAAATAGGCGCCGCAAACGCCATCATCATAAAACCAAACCAGATAGGCACGCTAACAGACACATACAAAACAGTGAAACTAGCAAAAGAAAACAATTACATCCCAGTAGTCTCTCACAGATCAGGAGAAACAACAGACGAAACTATAGCACACCTAGCAGTAGCATTTTCAGCCCCCATAATAAAAACAGGAGCCATAGGCGGTGAAAGAATAGCCAAACTAAACGAACTCATCAGAATCCAAGAAGAAATACCCTACGCTAGGATGGCGAAACTACCAAAGAGGTGA